A portion of the uncultured Draconibacterium sp. genome contains these proteins:
- the ccoS gene encoding cbb3-type cytochrome oxidase assembly protein CcoS, translating to MNIFYLLIGVSLLVALIFLGAFIWSVRSGQYDDSETPSMRILFDDDDVESESETNEEKKNNKK from the coding sequence ATGAACATTTTTTATCTGCTTATAGGAGTAAGTTTATTGGTAGCACTCATTTTTTTGGGCGCTTTTATCTGGTCGGTTCGATCGGGTCAGTACGACGACAGCGAGACTCCTTCGATGCGGATACTCTTTGACGATGACGACGTAGAATCGGAATCTGAAACCAATGAAGAAAAAAAGAATAATAAAAAATAA
- a CDS encoding cytochrome c, which translates to MKIKLLVVAIFFLAQQGMAQEWLVPEDQKNLENPSEYNLANVQKGKDLYLLNCKSCHGDPGKNNGLPLVPPPPDITSDVMQANTEGELFYKITHGRGGMPQFETTISEDDRWRLVNYIRNYNAETEPVLVEEPPKKAKVLASVNEAERIVEVFAEYKNKDSVYVALAETPITIGAQKAFGTLPIGEVLTNKEGRAEYAIPETLIGDEQGMVTLVIDLGEGFITEDVVLDASKVGQPKPTPVLIKEEVLWSTNDNIQTWLLLSYLAAVLGAWGTIGYVVFQIFKISRAGKEE; encoded by the coding sequence ATGAAGATCAAATTATTAGTTGTAGCAATCTTTTTTCTTGCACAGCAGGGAATGGCGCAGGAATGGCTGGTTCCTGAAGATCAGAAGAACCTTGAGAATCCATCAGAATATAATCTTGCCAACGTTCAAAAAGGAAAAGACCTTTATTTACTAAACTGTAAATCGTGTCATGGCGACCCGGGTAAAAACAACGGATTACCATTGGTTCCTCCCCCACCCGATATTACCAGCGATGTTATGCAAGCCAATACCGAAGGCGAGCTCTTTTATAAAATTACACACGGACGTGGCGGGATGCCGCAGTTTGAAACCACCATTTCGGAAGATGACCGCTGGCGACTGGTAAATTACATTCGCAATTACAATGCTGAAACTGAACCTGTATTAGTGGAAGAACCGCCGAAAAAAGCTAAGGTGCTAGCATCGGTAAACGAAGCCGAGCGTATTGTGGAAGTTTTTGCCGAATACAAGAACAAAGACAGTGTTTATGTTGCATTGGCCGAAACACCTATTACAATTGGTGCACAAAAAGCATTTGGCACTCTACCAATTGGAGAGGTTCTTACCAACAAAGAAGGGCGCGCGGAATATGCTATTCCAGAAACCCTTATAGGTGACGAGCAGGGAATGGTAACTCTGGTTATCGACCTAGGTGAAGGATTTATTACCGAAGATGTAGTTCTTGACGCATCAAAAGTAGGACAACCAAAACCAACTCCGGTACTGATTAAAGAAGAAGTGCTTTGGTCAACCAACGATAATATCCAAACCTGGCTGCTGCTATCGTATTTAGCAGCTGTTTTGGGAGCCTGGGGAACAATTGGCTATGTTGTATTTCAGATTTTTAAAATCAGCCGGGCCGGCAAAGAGGAATAA
- the ccoN gene encoding cytochrome-c oxidase, cbb3-type subunit I, with product MENQKFNYDNKIVKLFILATLVWGVVGVLVGILAAAQLAFPVFNFGLEFTTFGRVRPLHTNAIIFAFVGNAIFAGVYYSMQKLLKTRMFSDTLSKIHFWGWQTIIVLAAVTLLAGITTSKEYAELEWPIDILITIIWVVFGWNMIGTLVVRRVQHIYAAIWWYLATFLGVAMLHVVNSFELPISLFKSYSIYAGAQDAVVQWWYGHNAVAFFLTTPFLGLMYYYLPKAANRPIYSYKLSIIHFWSLIFLYMWAGPHHLLYQALPNWAQALGTTFSIMLIAPSWGGMINGLLTLRGAWDRVRDSAALKFMVVAVTAYGMSTFEGPMMSLKSVNQITHFTDWTIAHVHIGGMGWNGGLVFGMLYWLVPKLFKSKLFSEKLANTHFWLSTLAILIYAIPLYWAAVTQWLMWRNFTDEGFLQYPNFLETVTQLIPMYMARIVAGILFLVGFLIMVYNLAKTMAAGSFVNDEPAEAPALVLAGSRNPVKETVHRWMERRAVRFSIWVFIALAIGGAVEIIPMIFIKSNVPTIESVKPYTPLELEGRDLYVKEGCYVCHSQMVRPFRWETDRYGEYSKIGEFVYDYPFQWGSKRTGPDLARAGVVGGPMYKNAAWHYNHFMDPQKMNEQSIMPNYAWLAVKNVDLSQTPKKIRAMQTLGVPYEEGFDEKAIDDYMTQAEGIVADLKASGIETDAKKQIVAMIAYMHKLGRDISEQSNGTENESTSASDTTDLKEVTLLESAEDLEAGQKIFETTCVVCHGADGKGLATFPSLVDDEWLHGNSPAEVFHSISEGNVAKGMVPYKTQYSEKQITQLTSYVLTTLQNK from the coding sequence ATGGAAAATCAAAAATTTAATTACGACAACAAAATCGTTAAGTTGTTTATTCTGGCTACGCTGGTTTGGGGTGTTGTTGGTGTACTGGTGGGCATTCTTGCTGCGGCACAACTGGCCTTCCCAGTATTCAACTTTGGTCTCGAATTTACCACTTTCGGAAGGGTAAGACCACTGCATACCAATGCCATTATTTTTGCATTTGTAGGAAATGCCATTTTTGCCGGAGTTTACTACTCTATGCAAAAACTGCTAAAGACCAGGATGTTTAGCGACACGCTGAGTAAAATCCACTTTTGGGGCTGGCAAACCATTATTGTTCTGGCGGCTGTTACATTGCTTGCCGGAATTACCACTTCGAAAGAATATGCCGAACTGGAATGGCCAATTGATATTTTGATAACCATTATTTGGGTTGTTTTTGGGTGGAACATGATCGGAACACTTGTTGTTCGTCGTGTTCAGCACATTTACGCAGCTATTTGGTGGTACCTGGCTACGTTCCTTGGAGTTGCAATGTTGCACGTTGTAAACTCTTTTGAGCTGCCCATATCGTTGTTTAAAAGTTACTCGATTTATGCAGGTGCACAAGATGCGGTTGTACAATGGTGGTACGGACACAATGCTGTGGCATTTTTCTTAACAACTCCGTTTCTTGGGCTAATGTATTATTACCTGCCAAAAGCAGCCAACCGCCCTATTTATTCGTACAAACTGTCGATCATTCACTTTTGGTCGCTGATATTTTTGTACATGTGGGCCGGGCCACACCACTTGTTGTACCAGGCGCTGCCAAACTGGGCGCAGGCTCTGGGAACCACTTTCTCGATAATGCTGATTGCACCAAGTTGGGGAGGTATGATAAACGGTCTGCTCACGCTTCGTGGTGCCTGGGATCGCGTTCGCGACAGCGCTGCGCTGAAATTTATGGTAGTGGCTGTAACCGCTTACGGTATGTCAACGTTCGAAGGACCGATGATGTCGCTAAAATCAGTAAACCAAATTACGCACTTTACCGACTGGACCATTGCTCACGTACACATTGGAGGAATGGGCTGGAACGGCGGTCTTGTATTTGGTATGTTATATTGGCTGGTTCCAAAACTGTTTAAGTCAAAACTATTCTCAGAGAAATTAGCAAATACACACTTCTGGTTATCAACTCTGGCAATTTTAATTTATGCCATACCACTTTATTGGGCAGCAGTTACTCAATGGTTAATGTGGAGAAACTTCACCGACGAAGGCTTCCTGCAGTATCCAAACTTCCTTGAAACAGTAACTCAATTGATTCCGATGTACATGGCGCGTATTGTAGCAGGTATTTTGTTCCTGGTTGGATTCCTTATCATGGTTTACAACCTGGCAAAAACAATGGCTGCCGGAAGTTTTGTTAACGACGAACCTGCCGAAGCACCGGCTCTGGTTCTTGCAGGATCAAGAAATCCGGTAAAAGAAACCGTTCACCGTTGGATGGAAAGAAGAGCTGTTCGTTTCTCTATCTGGGTATTTATTGCATTAGCCATCGGTGGAGCCGTTGAAATTATTCCGATGATATTCATAAAATCAAATGTACCAACCATCGAATCGGTGAAACCATATACACCGCTTGAACTGGAAGGGCGAGACCTGTATGTAAAAGAAGGTTGTTACGTTTGTCACTCGCAAATGGTACGTCCGTTCCGCTGGGAAACCGACCGATATGGCGAATACTCGAAAATTGGCGAGTTCGTTTACGACTATCCGTTCCAATGGGGTTCGAAACGTACCGGCCCCGATTTGGCTCGTGCAGGAGTAGTTGGCGGACCAATGTATAAAAATGCGGCATGGCATTACAACCACTTTATGGATCCGCAAAAAATGAACGAACAGTCGATTATGCCAAATTACGCCTGGCTGGCGGTTAAAAACGTCGATCTTTCGCAAACGCCGAAAAAGATCAGAGCAATGCAAACGCTTGGCGTACCTTACGAAGAAGGATTCGACGAAAAAGCGATTGACGATTACATGACTCAGGCCGAAGGAATTGTTGCCGATTTAAAAGCATCAGGTATTGAAACCGACGCGAAAAAGCAAATCGTGGCAATGATTGCCTATATGCACAAACTGGGTCGCGATATTTCTGAACAGTCAAATGGTACAGAAAACGAATCAACTTCAGCAAGCGATACCACAGATTTAAAAGAAGTAACGCTTTTGGAAAGTGCTGAAGATTTGGAAGCCGGACAGAAAATATTTGAAACAACCTGTGTGGTTTGTCACGGAGCCGATGGAAAAGGGCTGGCAACTTTCCCAAGCCTTGTTGATGATGAGTGGCTGCACGGAAATTCTCCTGCCGAAGTTTTCCACTCTATTTCAGAAGGAAATGTTGCCAAAGGGATGGTGCCGTATAAAACGCAATATTCCGAGAAACAAATCACACAGCTTACAAGCTACGTTTTAACAACTCTACAAAATAAGTAA